Proteins encoded in a region of the Panicum hallii strain FIL2 chromosome 3, PHallii_v3.1, whole genome shotgun sequence genome:
- the LOC112884790 gene encoding glyoxysomal processing protease, glyoxysomal isoform X4 — METQEIAAAARHFAAMARIVGPDPKGLKMRRHAFHLHQSGSTTLSASALLLPRGALAEPPPLLDRVCAARGHAAGDVALTAASLVEPFLVAEQRGNPGEEFQPRLVPQARIDVLVEHEELGNTRDGKSGPPRWLSARLLAMVDVPTAADSVLSLLKHDDSFIGRPSWDVGWSLADDNQKQVENDIRSSLKSNRNNASVESIGTLMLAKSATRIAILGISTINSNVICDQNARRINVSEMQHRGDSLLVVGSPFGLLSPFHFFNSISVGAVANCLPPCAMRSSLLMADIHCLPGMEGGPVFDKNSCLVGLLMNPLRQKGSKIEVQLVVPWDAICTGWNNKKLEEIGGDPSELPDKNADSKTMELRMSFSSMVNKINQYCISPSSIREAISAVVLVTVGESSWASGIILNKRGLVLTNAHLLEPWRFGRTSPSGVQTSFAGEYLNARENKSLQPQQCKFSNEDAVKHEVSLFNLGFKREKRISVRLDHAERQMWCNASVVFISKGPLDVALLQMEKVPIELNTIRPEFVCPTAGSSVYVVGHGLFGPRSGLCSSLSSGVVSKVVQIPSTQLSHLSGTVEADNMDMPVMLQTTAAVHPGASGGVLVNSHGLMVGIITSNAKHGAGSTIPHLNFSIPCKSLETIFKYSEIGEPAILEELDKPNEVLSSVWALAPSSSPFIDNPPEKTKDEKVLEFSKFLSDKQATLKSSTDLKELFKHKIPSKI, encoded by the exons ATGGAGACGCAGGAgatcgccgcggcggcgcgccacTTCGCCGCCATGGCCCGAATCGTCGGCCCG GACCCCAAGGGCCTGAAGATGCGCCGCCACGCCTTCCACCTCCACCA GTCGGGGTCCACCACGCTCTCGGCGTCGGCCCTGCTCCTGCCGCGGGGCGCCCTggcggagccgccgccgctgctcgacCGTGTCTGCGCGGCCCGCGGGCACGCGGCGGGGGACGTCGCGCTCACGGCGGCGTCGCTCGTCGAGCCGTTCCTGGTCGCGGAGCAGCGAGGTAACCCCGGCGAG GAATTTCAGCCGAGGCTGGTACCGCAGGCACGTATTGATGTGCTTGTTGAG CATGAGGAGTTGGGGAACACTCGAGATGGAAAGTCTGGACCTCCACGGTGGCTTTCAGCTCGATTGCTTGCCATG GTTGATGTCCCTACAGCTGCTGACTCTGTTTTATCCTTACTAAAACATGACGACTCATTCATCGGAAGACCATCATGGGATGTAGGCTGGTCATTGGCCGATGATAATCAGAAACAG GTTGAAAATGATATCAGATCTTCCCTGAAGTCTAACAGGAATAATGCATCTGTAGAGTCAATAGGCACATTGATGTTGGCCAAGTCTGCCACAAGAATTGCTATTCTAGGAATTTCAACCATCAATTCAAAT GTCATTTGTGATCAGAATGCAAGACGAATCAATGTTTCAGAGATGCAACACCGAGGAGACTCTTTGCTGGTAGTAGGATCTCCATTCGGCCTCCTGTCACCCTTCCATTTCTTCAACAG CATATCAGTTGGTGCTGTTGCGAATTGCCTTCCTCCATGCGCTATGAGGAGCTCGTTGCTGATGGCTGACATCCACTGTCTCCCTG GTATGGAAGGTGGTCCAGTGTTTGACAAAAATTCTTGCCTTGTGGGGTTGCTGATGAACCCATTAAGACAGAAAGGCAGCAAGATAGAAGTTCAG CTCGTGGTTCCATGGGATGCAATATGCACTGGATGGAACAACAAGAAACTGGAGGAAATTGGGGGAGACCCAAGTGAGCTACCTGACAAAAATGCTGATAGTAAAACAATGGAATTAAGGATGTCTTTCTCTTCTATGGTCAACAAAATTAACCAGTATTGCATCTCACCCTCTTCTATAAGAGAGGCTATATCCGCAGTTGTTCTTGTTACGGTTGGTGAATCATCTTGGGCTTCAGGAATTATTCTGAACAAAAGGGGTTTAGTTCTGACAAATGCTCATCTCTTGGAACCTTGGAGATTCGGAAGAACTTCACCTTCAGGTGTACAAACCTCATTTGCTGGAGAATATCTCAATGCCAGAGAAAACAAATCATTGCAGCCGCAGCAATGCAAATTTTCTAATGAAGATGCTGTCAAACATGAGGTTTCATTGTTTAACTTGGGTTTCAAAAGAGAGAAGAGAATATCAGTTCGTTTGGACCATGCGGAGAGACAGATGTGGTGCAACGCAAGTGTGgtttttatctcgaagggtccgCTTGATGTTGCATTGCTTCAAATGGAAAAGGTTCCAATTGAATTAAATACAATCAGACCAGAATTTGTTTGCCCAACAGCAGGATCATCTGTATATGTTGTTGGACATGGCCTTTTTGGACCTCGATCAG GCCTATGCTCGTCTCTATCCTCTGGGGTTGTGTCAAAGGTTGTCCAAATTCCATCAACTCAACTTTCTCATCTTTCTGGTACTGTGGAGGCTGACAATATGGACATGCCAGTAATGCTGCAGACAACAGCAGCAGTTCATCCAGGGGCCAGTGGTGGTGTTCTTGTTAATTCGCATGGGCTAATGGTTGGAATAATAACAAG TAATGCTAAGCATGGTGCCGGAAGCACAATACCTCATCTGAATTTCAGCATCCCATGCAAATCACTCGAAACAATCTTCAAGTATTCAG AAATTGGAGAGCCCGCAATTCTGGAGGAGTTGGACAAACCCAATGAAGTGCTCTCATCGGTTTGGGCTCTGGCACCATCATCATCCCCATTTATCGACAACCCCCCTGAAAAGACCAAAGACGAAAAGGTTCTGGAGTTCTCAAAGTTTCTTAGTGATAAGCAAGCAACTCTGAAATCTAGCACAGATCTAAAGGAACTCTTTAAGCACAAGATCCCCAGCAAAATATAG